In a genomic window of Brassica rapa cultivar Chiifu-401-42 chromosome A10, CAAS_Brap_v3.01, whole genome shotgun sequence:
- the LOC103845651 gene encoding FCS-Like Zinc finger 14 isoform X1, which yields MLSKRTHPMIGKISELLVGVNRSAAAATPFFDVLMTSPKSPLDFKILPQISQRNSSKRFYDDNLGGSVGLGIVAALENSTTRLITRSEPNQPNRSDPVQFMSHERSTDEEEDEEMFIMDEEDYTLVTCHHAPSGSCSTRVYDRDGFECFASKINEDRRERLFVVDVGTESPENSPELKGLGFLSSCYLCRKKLHGQDIFIYRGEKAFCSSECRSSHIANVERKERCRSKFSTSPYTAGQIFSSGVLVT from the exons ATGCTTAGCAAAAGAACCCACCCCATGATCGGAAAAATATCTGAGCTCCTCGTCGGCGTGAACCGATCTGCGGCCGCGGCGACTCCGTTCTTTGACGTCTTGATGACAAGCCCTAAAAGCCCACTTGACTTCAAGATTCTCCCACAAATATCTCAAAGAAACAGCTCAAAGAGATTCTACGATGACAACCTTGGTGGGTCTGTTGGGCTAGGGATTGTAGCCGCACTCGAGAACTCAACCACTCGTCTAATCACTAGATCGGAACCGAACCAACCCAACCGGTCTGATCCTGTCCAGTTCATGAGCCATGAACGAAGCAcggacgaagaagaagacgaggagATGTTCATAATGGACGAGGAGGATTATACGTTGGTAACGTGTCACCATGCTCCTAGTGGATCTTGTAGTACAAGGGTTTATGACAGAGATGGGTTTGAGTGTTTCGCAAGTAAGATCAACGAGGATCGTCGTGAGAGACTTTTCGTGGTCGATGTGGGTACGGAATCTCCTGAGAACTCGCCGGAGTTGAAGGGTTTGGGTTTCCTCAGTTCTTGTTACTTATGTAGGAAGAAACTTCACGGTCAggacatatttatttatag AGGAGAAAAGGCCTTTTGCAGCTCAGAATGTCGATCGAGTCATATAGCAAATGTTGAAAGGAAAGAGAGATGTAGATCGAAGTTCTCAACCTCTCCATACACCGCTGGCCAAATTTTCTCCTCCGGAGTTCTAGTGACTTAG
- the LOC103845651 gene encoding FCS-Like Zinc finger 14 isoform X2, translating to MLSKRTHPMIGKISELLVGVNRSAAAATPFFDVLMTSPKSPLDFKILPQISQRNSSKRFYDDNLGGSVGLGIVAALENSTTRLITRSEPNQPNRSDPVQFMSHERSTDEEEDEEMFIMDEEDYTLVTCHHAPSGSCSTRVYDRDGFECFASKINEDRRERLFVVDVGTESPENSPELKGLGFLSSCYLCRKKLHEEKRPFAAQNVDRVI from the exons ATGCTTAGCAAAAGAACCCACCCCATGATCGGAAAAATATCTGAGCTCCTCGTCGGCGTGAACCGATCTGCGGCCGCGGCGACTCCGTTCTTTGACGTCTTGATGACAAGCCCTAAAAGCCCACTTGACTTCAAGATTCTCCCACAAATATCTCAAAGAAACAGCTCAAAGAGATTCTACGATGACAACCTTGGTGGGTCTGTTGGGCTAGGGATTGTAGCCGCACTCGAGAACTCAACCACTCGTCTAATCACTAGATCGGAACCGAACCAACCCAACCGGTCTGATCCTGTCCAGTTCATGAGCCATGAACGAAGCAcggacgaagaagaagacgaggagATGTTCATAATGGACGAGGAGGATTATACGTTGGTAACGTGTCACCATGCTCCTAGTGGATCTTGTAGTACAAGGGTTTATGACAGAGATGGGTTTGAGTGTTTCGCAAGTAAGATCAACGAGGATCGTCGTGAGAGACTTTTCGTGGTCGATGTGGGTACGGAATCTCCTGAGAACTCGCCGGAGTTGAAGGGTTTGGGTTTCCTCAGTTCTTGTTACTTATGTAGGAAGAAACTTCACG AGGAGAAAAGGCCTTTTGCAGCTCAGAATGTCGATCGAGTCATATAG
- the LOC103845652 gene encoding pollen receptor-like kinase 6 yields the protein MAAVLIHGFFLLLLLMCFSIPPSLQHVSEAEPLIRFKNSVKITKGDLNSWRLGTDPCGGKWFGIYCQKGLTVSGIHVTRLGLSGTISVDDLKALANLKTVRLDNNLLSGPLPHFFKLRGLKSIMLSNNTFSGEIPDDFFKDMSKLKRLFLDHNQFVGKIPSSIMQLPHLEELHLQDNKFSGEIPLLIETNKNLKSLDLSNNQLEGEVPAGLSDRKNLVMKLEGNEALCGKAVNVGCEAIDPKETGDGLPPPTDGTDNSNRTTINVVLLVISFLMMCCIVVGFIKKRNKKQNAGFRKLDKERPSDVVEVKVPESTTVKRSTESSKKRGGNSEGGSTKKGSSHGKGGGGRGGGGGMGDIIMVNTDKGSFGLPDLMKAAAEVLGNGSLGSAYKAVMANGLAVVVKRIRDMNKLASEAFDVEMRRLGTIRHPNVLTPLAYHYRQEEKLVVSEYMPKSSLLYVLHGDRGIQHSELTWATRLKIIQGVAHGMQFLHEEFASYELPHGNLKSSNILLSETYEPLISDYAFLPFLQPSNAQAMFAYKTPEFAQNQQVSHKSDVYCLGIIVLEILTGKFPSQYLNTGKGGIDIVEWVQSSIAEHKEEELIDPEIGNNADSVQQMLELLRTGAACIASNPDERPDMRETVRRIEQVKK from the exons ATGGCTGCTGTTCTGATTCAcggcttcttcctcctcctcctcctcatgtGTTTCTCGATCCCCCCTTCATTGCAACACGTAAGCGAGGCCGAACCGCTCATACGGTTCAAGAACTCGGTGAAGATAACCAAAGGGGATCTAAATTCATGGAGATTAGGAACAGATCCTTGCGGTGGGAAATGGTTCGGGATCTATTGCCAAAAGGGTCTCACAGTCTCAGGCATTCACGTCACGCGTCTCGGTCTCTCGGGAACCATCAGCGTCGATGATCTAAAGGCTCTCGCAAATCTAAAAACCGTCAGGCTCGACAACAACCTCCTCTCAGGTCCTCTCCCTCATTTCTTCAAACTCCGAggcctcaaatccatcatgctctCCAACAACACCTTCTCCGGAGAGATCCCTGACGATTTCTTTAAAGACATGTCAAAGCTCAAGAGGCTGTTTCTTGATCATAACCAATTCGTTGGGAAGATCCCTTCCTCCATTATGCAGCTCCCTCATTTAGAGGAGCTTCACCTTCAAGACAATAAGTTTTCAGGAGAGATACCTCTGTTGATCGAGACCAACAAGAACCTGAAAAGCCTCGACCTCTCGAACAACCAGCTGGAAGGAGAGGTCCCTGCGGGTCTCTCGGATAGGAAAAATCTTGTCATGAAACTGGAAGGGAACGAAGCCTTGTGCGGCAAGGCGGTGAACGTTGGATGTGAGGCTATTGACCCAAAAGAAACCGGCGATGGTCTTCCCCCGCCCACCGATGGAACAGATAATTCCAACAGGACCACGATAAACGTGGTCCTGTTGGTCATCTCGTTTCTCATGATGTGTTGTATTGTTGTTGGATTTATAAAGAAGCGAAACAAGAAGCAAAATGCCGGTTTTCGCAAGCTCGACAAAGAGCGTCCAAGCGATGTCGTGGAGGTCAAGGTACCCGAATCCACGACGGTTAAAAGGTCTACTGAATCAAGCAAGAAGCGCGGTGGAAACTCCGAAGGCGGTTCTACCAAAAAAGGCTCGTCTCATGGGAAAGGTggcggaggaagaggaggaggcgGAGGTATGGGTGATATCATAATGGTGAACACGGACAAGGGCTCGTTTGGTTTGCCTGATCTGATGAAGGCTGCTGCCGAGGTGCTAGGAAACGGTAGTCTTGGATCAGCTTACAAGGCGGTGATGGCCAATGGATTAGCAGTTGTGGTGAAGAGGATTAGGGATATGAATAAACTCGCAAGTGAGGCTTTTGATGTAGAGATGAGACGGTTGGGGACAATCCGACACCCTAATGTTCTTACCCCTTTAGCCTATCATTACCGTCAAGAAGAGAAGCTTGTCGTCTCTGAGTATATGCCTAAGAGCAGCTTACTTTACGTTTTACACG GTGACCGTGGGATACAACATTCCGAGCTAACTTGGGCGACAAGACTGAAGATAATCCAAGGAGTGGCACATGGTATGCAGTTCTTGCACGAGGAGTTTGCTTCCTACGAGCTCCCACACGGTAACCTAAAATCCAGCAATATTCTCCTCAGCGAGACCTACGAACCATTGATCAGTGACTACGCATTCTTACCGTTTCTCCAGCCAAGCAACGCACAAGCAATGTTCGCTTACAAAACTCCAGAGTTTGCGCAGAACCAACAGGTTTCTCATAAATCAGACGTCTACTGCCTCGGAATTATAGTTCTAGAGATCTTGACAGGGAAGTTTCCTTCTCAATACTTAAACACCGGTAAAGGCGGGATTGATATCGTTGAATGGGTTCAATCTTCTATTGCGGAGcacaaagaagaagaacttATCGATCCGGAGATAGGAAACAATGCTGATTCCGTGCAGCAGATGCTGGAGTTGCTGCGGACTGGGGCTGCTTGTATCGCAAGTAATCCAGATGAAAGACCTGACATGAGGGAAACTGTTAGAAGAATAGAACAAGTGAAAAAATGA
- the LOC103845653 gene encoding protein trichome birefringence-like 16 isoform X1, with amino-acid sequence MLLCNGMKILQLSNWNLYRMKRGALRRRAKDISLVFIVLVCATLVLWSWDTTPSSAFLPPDSHFLKLEPEERVERIPTAMNTESKHSSSSATPFVNKEQSKEDPTDNKDTEEEDEEKEEKQAEEVSVSETNQGKTSTIEEEHVQREVTVSEPKYQKTPTSKESKLEQVKQEVAAGEAAAKTTHIKKTNPDPEKKTLATDKERTEQSVAKKDDDSRSTARISNQACNYAKGKWVVDNHRPLYSGSRCKQWLASMWACRLMQRTDFAFERLRWQPKDCSMEEFEGSKFLKRMQNKTLAFVGDSLGRQQFQSMMCMITGGKERLDVLDVGPEFGFITPQGGGRPNGWAYRFPETNTTVLYHWSSTLCDIEPLNISDPLTEHAMHLDRPPAFLRQYLHKINVLVMNTGHHWNRGKLNGNRWVMHLNGVPNANKKLAALGNAKNFTIHSTVSWVSSQLPHHPGLKAFYRSLSPRHFVGGEWNTGGSCNNTTPMSIGKEVLQEESSDYSAGHAVKGTGVKLLDITALSHIRDEGHISRFSISASKGVQDCLHWCLPGVPDTWNEILFAMI; translated from the exons ATGCTGTTATGTAACGGAATGAAAATCTTACAGCTTAGTAATTGGAATTTGTATAGGATGAAAAGAGGAGCACTTAGAAGGAGGGCTAAAGATATCTCTCTTGTGTTTATTGTGCTTGTTTGTGCAACACTTGTCTTATGGTCATGGGATACAACTCCATCCTCTGCCTTTCTTCCACCCGATAGTCACTTTCTTAAGCTGGAACCAG AAGAAAGGGTTGAGAGAATACCTACTGCAATGAATACTGAAAGTAAACATAGCTCCTCATCGGCTACTCCGTTTGTAAACAAAG AGCAAAGTAAAGAGGATCCAACTGATAATAAGGAtaccgaagaagaagatgaagaaaaagaagagaaacaagCGGAAGAAGTTTCTGTCAGTGAGACGAATCAAGGGAAGACATCAACTATTGAAGAAGAACATGTGCAACGTGAAGTTACTGTAAGTGAGCCAAAATATCAGAAGACACCAACTAGTAAAGAAAGTAAACTAGAGCAGGTGAAACAAGAGGTTGCTGCTGGTGAGGCCGCAGCAAAGACAACACATATTAAAAAGACTAATCCGGATCCAGAGAAGAAAACTCTTGCAACGGACAAAGAGAGGACTGAACAGTCCGTAGCCAAGAAAGATGATGATAGTAGGTCAACAGCTCGTATCTCCAATCAAG CTTGCAATTACGCAAAAGGGAAATGGGTTGTGGACAATCACCGTCCTTTGTACTCAGGATCTCGTTGCAAACAGTGGCTTGCTTCTATGTGGGCGTGCAGGTTGATGCAACGCACAGACTTTGCCTTTGAAAGGTTAAGATGGCAACCTAAAGATTGCTCTATGGAAGAATTTGAGGGCTCCAAGTTCTTAAAAAG GATGCAGAACAAGACCCTAGCCTTTGTTGGAGACTCATTAGGAAGACAGCAGTTCCAATCCATGATGTGTATGATCACTGGAGGCAAAGAGAGGCTCGACGTCCTCGACGTGGGACCAGAGTTTGGGTTCATAACTCCCCAAGGTGGAGGTCGTCCTAATGGCTGGGCTTACAGATTCCCAGAAACCAACACAACCGTCCTATACCACTGGTCATCAACCCTCTGCGACATAGAACCTCTCAACATCTCAGACCCCTTAACCGAACACGCCATGCATCTCGACCGCCCACCAGCTTTCTTACGCCAATACCTTCACAAGATCAACGTGCTGGTAATGAACACAGGCCACCACTGGAACCGCGGGAAGCTCAACGGCAACAGATGGGTGATGCATCTAAACGGCGTCCCCAACGCTAACAAGAAGCTAGCCGCTCTTGGGAACGCCAAGAACTTCACGATCCACAGCACGGTTAGTTGGGTTAGCTCTCAGCTTCCTCACCATCCTGGTCTCAAGGCGTTCTACAGAAGCCTTTCCCCGAGGCATTTTGTTGGAGGAGAGTGGAACACTGGAGGGAGCTGCAATAACACGACGCCAATGTCTATAGGGAAAGAGGTTTTGCAAGAGGAGTCTAGCGATTACAGCGCGGGTCATGCGGTGAAAGGCACAGGGGTTAAGCTTTTGGACATAACGGCTTTGTCTCATATTAGAGACGAAGGTCATATATCAAGGTTTAGTATCTCAGCTTCAAAGGGAGTTCAGGATTGTCTCCATTGGTGCTTGCCTGGTGTTCCTGATACGTGGAATGAAATCCTTTTTGCTATGATATAA
- the LOC103845653 gene encoding protein trichome birefringence-like 16 isoform X2, translating into MKLHRIRMKRGALRRRAKDISLVFIVLVCATLVLWSWDTTPSSAFLPPDSHFLKLEPEERVERIPTAMNTESKHSSSSATPFVNKEQSKEDPTDNKDTEEEDEEKEEKQAEEVSVSETNQGKTSTIEEEHVQREVTVSEPKYQKTPTSKESKLEQVKQEVAAGEAAAKTTHIKKTNPDPEKKTLATDKERTEQSVAKKDDDSRSTARISNQACNYAKGKWVVDNHRPLYSGSRCKQWLASMWACRLMQRTDFAFERLRWQPKDCSMEEFEGSKFLKRMQNKTLAFVGDSLGRQQFQSMMCMITGGKERLDVLDVGPEFGFITPQGGGRPNGWAYRFPETNTTVLYHWSSTLCDIEPLNISDPLTEHAMHLDRPPAFLRQYLHKINVLVMNTGHHWNRGKLNGNRWVMHLNGVPNANKKLAALGNAKNFTIHSTVSWVSSQLPHHPGLKAFYRSLSPRHFVGGEWNTGGSCNNTTPMSIGKEVLQEESSDYSAGHAVKGTGVKLLDITALSHIRDEGHISRFSISASKGVQDCLHWCLPGVPDTWNEILFAMI; encoded by the exons ATGAAGCTCCATAGAATTAG GATGAAAAGAGGAGCACTTAGAAGGAGGGCTAAAGATATCTCTCTTGTGTTTATTGTGCTTGTTTGTGCAACACTTGTCTTATGGTCATGGGATACAACTCCATCCTCTGCCTTTCTTCCACCCGATAGTCACTTTCTTAAGCTGGAACCAG AAGAAAGGGTTGAGAGAATACCTACTGCAATGAATACTGAAAGTAAACATAGCTCCTCATCGGCTACTCCGTTTGTAAACAAAG AGCAAAGTAAAGAGGATCCAACTGATAATAAGGAtaccgaagaagaagatgaagaaaaagaagagaaacaagCGGAAGAAGTTTCTGTCAGTGAGACGAATCAAGGGAAGACATCAACTATTGAAGAAGAACATGTGCAACGTGAAGTTACTGTAAGTGAGCCAAAATATCAGAAGACACCAACTAGTAAAGAAAGTAAACTAGAGCAGGTGAAACAAGAGGTTGCTGCTGGTGAGGCCGCAGCAAAGACAACACATATTAAAAAGACTAATCCGGATCCAGAGAAGAAAACTCTTGCAACGGACAAAGAGAGGACTGAACAGTCCGTAGCCAAGAAAGATGATGATAGTAGGTCAACAGCTCGTATCTCCAATCAAG CTTGCAATTACGCAAAAGGGAAATGGGTTGTGGACAATCACCGTCCTTTGTACTCAGGATCTCGTTGCAAACAGTGGCTTGCTTCTATGTGGGCGTGCAGGTTGATGCAACGCACAGACTTTGCCTTTGAAAGGTTAAGATGGCAACCTAAAGATTGCTCTATGGAAGAATTTGAGGGCTCCAAGTTCTTAAAAAG GATGCAGAACAAGACCCTAGCCTTTGTTGGAGACTCATTAGGAAGACAGCAGTTCCAATCCATGATGTGTATGATCACTGGAGGCAAAGAGAGGCTCGACGTCCTCGACGTGGGACCAGAGTTTGGGTTCATAACTCCCCAAGGTGGAGGTCGTCCTAATGGCTGGGCTTACAGATTCCCAGAAACCAACACAACCGTCCTATACCACTGGTCATCAACCCTCTGCGACATAGAACCTCTCAACATCTCAGACCCCTTAACCGAACACGCCATGCATCTCGACCGCCCACCAGCTTTCTTACGCCAATACCTTCACAAGATCAACGTGCTGGTAATGAACACAGGCCACCACTGGAACCGCGGGAAGCTCAACGGCAACAGATGGGTGATGCATCTAAACGGCGTCCCCAACGCTAACAAGAAGCTAGCCGCTCTTGGGAACGCCAAGAACTTCACGATCCACAGCACGGTTAGTTGGGTTAGCTCTCAGCTTCCTCACCATCCTGGTCTCAAGGCGTTCTACAGAAGCCTTTCCCCGAGGCATTTTGTTGGAGGAGAGTGGAACACTGGAGGGAGCTGCAATAACACGACGCCAATGTCTATAGGGAAAGAGGTTTTGCAAGAGGAGTCTAGCGATTACAGCGCGGGTCATGCGGTGAAAGGCACAGGGGTTAAGCTTTTGGACATAACGGCTTTGTCTCATATTAGAGACGAAGGTCATATATCAAGGTTTAGTATCTCAGCTTCAAAGGGAGTTCAGGATTGTCTCCATTGGTGCTTGCCTGGTGTTCCTGATACGTGGAATGAAATCCTTTTTGCTATGATATAA
- the LOC103845653 gene encoding protein trichome birefringence-like 16 isoform X3, which yields MKRGALRRRAKDISLVFIVLVCATLVLWSWDTTPSSAFLPPDSHFLKLEPEERVERIPTAMNTESKHSSSSATPFVNKEQSKEDPTDNKDTEEEDEEKEEKQAEEVSVSETNQGKTSTIEEEHVQREVTVSEPKYQKTPTSKESKLEQVKQEVAAGEAAAKTTHIKKTNPDPEKKTLATDKERTEQSVAKKDDDSRSTARISNQACNYAKGKWVVDNHRPLYSGSRCKQWLASMWACRLMQRTDFAFERLRWQPKDCSMEEFEGSKFLKRMQNKTLAFVGDSLGRQQFQSMMCMITGGKERLDVLDVGPEFGFITPQGGGRPNGWAYRFPETNTTVLYHWSSTLCDIEPLNISDPLTEHAMHLDRPPAFLRQYLHKINVLVMNTGHHWNRGKLNGNRWVMHLNGVPNANKKLAALGNAKNFTIHSTVSWVSSQLPHHPGLKAFYRSLSPRHFVGGEWNTGGSCNNTTPMSIGKEVLQEESSDYSAGHAVKGTGVKLLDITALSHIRDEGHISRFSISASKGVQDCLHWCLPGVPDTWNEILFAMI from the exons ATGAAAAGAGGAGCACTTAGAAGGAGGGCTAAAGATATCTCTCTTGTGTTTATTGTGCTTGTTTGTGCAACACTTGTCTTATGGTCATGGGATACAACTCCATCCTCTGCCTTTCTTCCACCCGATAGTCACTTTCTTAAGCTGGAACCAG AAGAAAGGGTTGAGAGAATACCTACTGCAATGAATACTGAAAGTAAACATAGCTCCTCATCGGCTACTCCGTTTGTAAACAAAG AGCAAAGTAAAGAGGATCCAACTGATAATAAGGAtaccgaagaagaagatgaagaaaaagaagagaaacaagCGGAAGAAGTTTCTGTCAGTGAGACGAATCAAGGGAAGACATCAACTATTGAAGAAGAACATGTGCAACGTGAAGTTACTGTAAGTGAGCCAAAATATCAGAAGACACCAACTAGTAAAGAAAGTAAACTAGAGCAGGTGAAACAAGAGGTTGCTGCTGGTGAGGCCGCAGCAAAGACAACACATATTAAAAAGACTAATCCGGATCCAGAGAAGAAAACTCTTGCAACGGACAAAGAGAGGACTGAACAGTCCGTAGCCAAGAAAGATGATGATAGTAGGTCAACAGCTCGTATCTCCAATCAAG CTTGCAATTACGCAAAAGGGAAATGGGTTGTGGACAATCACCGTCCTTTGTACTCAGGATCTCGTTGCAAACAGTGGCTTGCTTCTATGTGGGCGTGCAGGTTGATGCAACGCACAGACTTTGCCTTTGAAAGGTTAAGATGGCAACCTAAAGATTGCTCTATGGAAGAATTTGAGGGCTCCAAGTTCTTAAAAAG GATGCAGAACAAGACCCTAGCCTTTGTTGGAGACTCATTAGGAAGACAGCAGTTCCAATCCATGATGTGTATGATCACTGGAGGCAAAGAGAGGCTCGACGTCCTCGACGTGGGACCAGAGTTTGGGTTCATAACTCCCCAAGGTGGAGGTCGTCCTAATGGCTGGGCTTACAGATTCCCAGAAACCAACACAACCGTCCTATACCACTGGTCATCAACCCTCTGCGACATAGAACCTCTCAACATCTCAGACCCCTTAACCGAACACGCCATGCATCTCGACCGCCCACCAGCTTTCTTACGCCAATACCTTCACAAGATCAACGTGCTGGTAATGAACACAGGCCACCACTGGAACCGCGGGAAGCTCAACGGCAACAGATGGGTGATGCATCTAAACGGCGTCCCCAACGCTAACAAGAAGCTAGCCGCTCTTGGGAACGCCAAGAACTTCACGATCCACAGCACGGTTAGTTGGGTTAGCTCTCAGCTTCCTCACCATCCTGGTCTCAAGGCGTTCTACAGAAGCCTTTCCCCGAGGCATTTTGTTGGAGGAGAGTGGAACACTGGAGGGAGCTGCAATAACACGACGCCAATGTCTATAGGGAAAGAGGTTTTGCAAGAGGAGTCTAGCGATTACAGCGCGGGTCATGCGGTGAAAGGCACAGGGGTTAAGCTTTTGGACATAACGGCTTTGTCTCATATTAGAGACGAAGGTCATATATCAAGGTTTAGTATCTCAGCTTCAAAGGGAGTTCAGGATTGTCTCCATTGGTGCTTGCCTGGTGTTCCTGATACGTGGAATGAAATCCTTTTTGCTATGATATAA
- the LOC103845654 gene encoding uncharacterized protein LOC103845654: MMSSSSSATDTIAKPPPSSAVESVTCDTCGFAEECTPAYIYRVKERHRGHWLCGLCAEAVKDEVVRSPTRISVEEALRRHTTFCHRFRSWSAEEEEEDPIAVIGRILRRSLDDSPRRTTTRTSSSGALPGIDDVAARRSLLRSGSCFSSLST, encoded by the coding sequence ATGATGTCCTCATCATCATCTGCCACCGATACTATAGCTAAGCCGCCGCCGTCGTCGGCTGTTGAGTCTGTCACGTGCGACACGTGCGGTTTCGCTGAGGAGTGCACGCCGGCTTACATCTACCGTGTCAAGGAACGCCACAGGGGACACTGGCTTTGTGGGCTCTGCGCGGAGGCTGTGAAGGACGAGGTGGTTCGATCTCCGACAAGAATCTCCGTAGAGGAAGCTCTTCGCCGCCACACAACGTTCTGCCACCGGTTTCGTTCATGGAGCgccgaggaggaggaggaagatccTATTGCAGTCATTGGAAGAATTCTACGGAGGAGTCTCGATGACTCTCCTCGGAGAACCACCACGAGGACGAGCTCAAGCGGAGCTTTGCCTGGGATCGACGATGTAGCGGCACGACGGTCGCTTCTCCGATCTGGGAGCTGTTTCTCGTCTCTCTCTACTTGA
- the LOC103845656 gene encoding copper transporter 5, with protein sequence MMHMTFYWGIKATILFDFWKTDSWLSYILTLLACFAFAAFYQYLEKRRIQFKSLSSTRHPNPPPRAGVSAPLIPKSGTRSAAKAASVLLFGVNAAIGYLLMLAAMSFNGGVFIAIVVGLTVGYLVFRSDDDGADVAAENPCACA encoded by the coding sequence ATGATGCACATGACCTTCTACTGGGGCATCAAAGCCACAATCCTCTTCGATTTCTGGAAAACCGATTCATGGCTAAGTTACATCCTCACCTTACTCGCCTGCTTCGCCTTCGCCGCGTTCTACCAGTACCTCGAGAAACGCCGCATCCAATTCAAATCCCTTTCATCCACTCGCCATCCTAATCCCCCGCCTCGCGCCGGCGTTTCCGCCCCTCTTATCCCCAAATCGGGCACCAGATCCGCCGCCAAAGCTGCGTCGGTGCTGCTTTTCGGCGTCAACGCGGCGATCGGTTACTTGCTGATGCTCGCGGCGATGTCCTTCAACGGAGGCGTTTTCATCGCGATCGTCGTCGGGTTAACCGTCGGGTACCTCGTTTTCAGATCTGACGACGACGGTGCTGACGTGGCGGCTGAGAATCCTTGCGCTTGTGCTTGA